A stretch of the Phyllopteryx taeniolatus isolate TA_2022b chromosome 5, UOR_Ptae_1.2, whole genome shotgun sequence genome encodes the following:
- the LOC133477633 gene encoding C-C motif chemokine 2-like, with product MTCRLPLSVLATLLVAVTLTEGLRGSGPKGCCYHFNENPILPKRVVRYVRTPQQCPIAAVRLKTVMGRHMCARSSASWVKDLIDRIDAKVILGKTTNL from the exons ATGACTTGTCGCCTTCCTCTGTCTGTGTTGGCGACGCTGCTCGTAGCTGTCACTTTGACTGAAG GTTTGCGAGGTTCTGGACCGAAGGGCTGCTGCTATCATTTCAACGAGAACCCTATTCTCCCAAAAAGAGTAGTCCGTTATGTTAGGACTcctcagcagtgccccatcgcCGCTGTGAG ACTGAAGACCGTGATGGGTCGTCACATGTGTGCGAGGTCTTCGGCCTCGTGGGTGAAAGACCTCATCGACCGTATTGATGCCAAAGTAATCCTAGGAAAGACAACTAACTTGTAA
- the rad52 gene encoding DNA repair protein RAD52 homolog isoform X3, translating into MSNISEERNASPKRFGQCAYTAEEQQAVHSALRQKLGPEFISSRLAGGGQKDGAFHEDVGYGVSEGLKSKALSLEKARKEAVTDGMKRALKCFGNALGNCILDKAYLQAINKIPKQTPPAFDPARTKCSESEPSVEKARFDSLVRRARPAPAVAPPEPRIDNSTDETHAPHAGDVQSEDAGSRQAAAAAAADTSSESHTDLKQLRKLRQQQLQQKFRREMEAKRLQQKQDDVEGDDPELWNFPLNFEESDTPDRELRPSTPNNHKMLTRSKTPQRSSATVPVPEQQPPHQDRPVEASSPYRAGRSMKRRRLDT; encoded by the exons ATGTCCAACATTTCCGAGGAGAGGAACGCTTCTCCCAAGCGCTTCGGCCAG TGTGCTTACACAGCCGAAGAGCAGCAGGCCGTTCACAGTGCACTGCGACAGAAGCTGGGGCCAGAATTCATCAGTAGCAGACTGGCTGGCGGAGGACAGAAG GACGGAGCGTTCCACGAGGATGTGGGCTACGGCGTGAGCGAGGGGCTCAAGTCCAAGGCTTTGTCCCTGGAGAAAGCCAGGAAGGAGGCCGTCACCGACGGCATGAAGAGAGCGCTCAA gtgCTTTGGGAACGCCCTCGGAAATTGCATCCTCGACAAAGCATACCTTCAGGCTATTAACAAGATCCCCAAGCAG ACGCCGCCCGCTTTCGATCCGGCCCGGACCAAGTGCTCGGAAAGCGAACCCTCCGTGGAGAAGGCTCGTTTCGACAGTCTGGTCCGCCGGGCTCGACCGGCGCCCGCCGTCGCGCCGCCCGAGCCTCGAATCGACAACTCGACGGACGAAACGCACGCTCCTCACGCTGGCGACGTCCAGAGTGAGGACGCGGGCTCAAG acaggcggcggcggcggcggcggcggacacGTCGTCCGAGTCGCACACGGACCTCAAGCAGCTGCGCAAGCTGCGGCAACAGCAGCTGCAGCAGAAGTTCCGCAGGGAGATGGAGGCCAAGAGGCTGCAGCAGAAGCAGGACGACGTGGAAGGAG ACGATCCCGAACTCTGGAATTTCCCCCTGAATTTTGAGGAGTCGGACACCCCCGACAGGGAGCTCAGGCCGAGCACACCCAACAATCACAAGATGCTGACGCGCAGCAAGACCCCGCAAAGGAGCTCCGCCACTGTGCCTGTGCCTGAGCAGCAGCCGCCGCATCAGGACAGACCAG TTGAAGCCTCGAGTCCATACCGAGCTGGGCGGTCCATGAAGAGACGCAGACTGGATACATGA
- the rad52 gene encoding DNA repair protein RAD52 homolog isoform X1 — protein MSNISEERNASPKRFGQCAYTAEEQQAVHSALRQKLGPEFISSRLAGGGQKECRIAHLTISSLQVCYIEGHRVISLANEMFGYNGWSHSISRQNVDFVDLVDGRFYVGVSAFVKVQLKDGAFHEDVGYGVSEGLKSKALSLEKARKEAVTDGMKRALKCFGNALGNCILDKAYLQAINKIPKQTPPAFDPARTKCSESEPSVEKARFDSLVRRARPAPAVAPPEPRIDNSTDETHAPHAGDVQSEDAGSRQAAAAAAADTSSESHTDLKQLRKLRQQQLQQKFRREMEAKRLQQKQDDVEGDDPELWNFPLNFEESDTPDRELRPSTPNNHKMLTRSKTPQRSSATVPVPEQQPPHQDRPVEASSPYRAGRSMKRRRLDT, from the exons ATGTCCAACATTTCCGAGGAGAGGAACGCTTCTCCCAAGCGCTTCGGCCAG TGTGCTTACACAGCCGAAGAGCAGCAGGCCGTTCACAGTGCACTGCGACAGAAGCTGGGGCCAGAATTCATCAGTAGCAGACTGGCTGGCGGAGGACAGAAG GAGTGCCGAATAGCACATTTGACCATTTCATCGTTGCAGGTGTGCTACATCGAGGGCCACCGTGTGATCAGTCTGGCCAACGAGATGTTTGGATACAACGGCTGGTCTCACTCCATCTCGCGGCAGAACGTCG ACTTCGTGGACCTGGTCGACGGGCGGTTTTATGTCGGCGTCAGCGCTTTCGTCAAAGTGCAGCTGAAG GACGGAGCGTTCCACGAGGATGTGGGCTACGGCGTGAGCGAGGGGCTCAAGTCCAAGGCTTTGTCCCTGGAGAAAGCCAGGAAGGAGGCCGTCACCGACGGCATGAAGAGAGCGCTCAA gtgCTTTGGGAACGCCCTCGGAAATTGCATCCTCGACAAAGCATACCTTCAGGCTATTAACAAGATCCCCAAGCAG ACGCCGCCCGCTTTCGATCCGGCCCGGACCAAGTGCTCGGAAAGCGAACCCTCCGTGGAGAAGGCTCGTTTCGACAGTCTGGTCCGCCGGGCTCGACCGGCGCCCGCCGTCGCGCCGCCCGAGCCTCGAATCGACAACTCGACGGACGAAACGCACGCTCCTCACGCTGGCGACGTCCAGAGTGAGGACGCGGGCTCAAG acaggcggcggcggcggcggcggcggacacGTCGTCCGAGTCGCACACGGACCTCAAGCAGCTGCGCAAGCTGCGGCAACAGCAGCTGCAGCAGAAGTTCCGCAGGGAGATGGAGGCCAAGAGGCTGCAGCAGAAGCAGGACGACGTGGAAGGAG ACGATCCCGAACTCTGGAATTTCCCCCTGAATTTTGAGGAGTCGGACACCCCCGACAGGGAGCTCAGGCCGAGCACACCCAACAATCACAAGATGCTGACGCGCAGCAAGACCCCGCAAAGGAGCTCCGCCACTGTGCCTGTGCCTGAGCAGCAGCCGCCGCATCAGGACAGACCAG TTGAAGCCTCGAGTCCATACCGAGCTGGGCGGTCCATGAAGAGACGCAGACTGGATACATGA
- the rad52 gene encoding DNA repair protein RAD52 homolog isoform X2 encodes MSNISEERNASPKRFGQCAYTAEEQQAVHSALRQKLGPEFISSRLAGGGQKVCYIEGHRVISLANEMFGYNGWSHSISRQNVDFVDLVDGRFYVGVSAFVKVQLKDGAFHEDVGYGVSEGLKSKALSLEKARKEAVTDGMKRALKCFGNALGNCILDKAYLQAINKIPKQTPPAFDPARTKCSESEPSVEKARFDSLVRRARPAPAVAPPEPRIDNSTDETHAPHAGDVQSEDAGSRQAAAAAAADTSSESHTDLKQLRKLRQQQLQQKFRREMEAKRLQQKQDDVEGDDPELWNFPLNFEESDTPDRELRPSTPNNHKMLTRSKTPQRSSATVPVPEQQPPHQDRPVEASSPYRAGRSMKRRRLDT; translated from the exons ATGTCCAACATTTCCGAGGAGAGGAACGCTTCTCCCAAGCGCTTCGGCCAG TGTGCTTACACAGCCGAAGAGCAGCAGGCCGTTCACAGTGCACTGCGACAGAAGCTGGGGCCAGAATTCATCAGTAGCAGACTGGCTGGCGGAGGACAGAAG GTGTGCTACATCGAGGGCCACCGTGTGATCAGTCTGGCCAACGAGATGTTTGGATACAACGGCTGGTCTCACTCCATCTCGCGGCAGAACGTCG ACTTCGTGGACCTGGTCGACGGGCGGTTTTATGTCGGCGTCAGCGCTTTCGTCAAAGTGCAGCTGAAG GACGGAGCGTTCCACGAGGATGTGGGCTACGGCGTGAGCGAGGGGCTCAAGTCCAAGGCTTTGTCCCTGGAGAAAGCCAGGAAGGAGGCCGTCACCGACGGCATGAAGAGAGCGCTCAA gtgCTTTGGGAACGCCCTCGGAAATTGCATCCTCGACAAAGCATACCTTCAGGCTATTAACAAGATCCCCAAGCAG ACGCCGCCCGCTTTCGATCCGGCCCGGACCAAGTGCTCGGAAAGCGAACCCTCCGTGGAGAAGGCTCGTTTCGACAGTCTGGTCCGCCGGGCTCGACCGGCGCCCGCCGTCGCGCCGCCCGAGCCTCGAATCGACAACTCGACGGACGAAACGCACGCTCCTCACGCTGGCGACGTCCAGAGTGAGGACGCGGGCTCAAG acaggcggcggcggcggcggcggcggacacGTCGTCCGAGTCGCACACGGACCTCAAGCAGCTGCGCAAGCTGCGGCAACAGCAGCTGCAGCAGAAGTTCCGCAGGGAGATGGAGGCCAAGAGGCTGCAGCAGAAGCAGGACGACGTGGAAGGAG ACGATCCCGAACTCTGGAATTTCCCCCTGAATTTTGAGGAGTCGGACACCCCCGACAGGGAGCTCAGGCCGAGCACACCCAACAATCACAAGATGCTGACGCGCAGCAAGACCCCGCAAAGGAGCTCCGCCACTGTGCCTGTGCCTGAGCAGCAGCCGCCGCATCAGGACAGACCAG TTGAAGCCTCGAGTCCATACCGAGCTGGGCGGTCCATGAAGAGACGCAGACTGGATACATGA